One Parachlamydia sp. AcF125 DNA segment encodes these proteins:
- the ftsH gene encoding ATP-dependent zinc metalloprotease FtsH produces MSDDNKQDFKKNFPNGFIWFLMAAFLLALMVQNLIDTRFAKVSFNYQLEHLANLDLIQPEDNRKTAVDNLVTFSGKFRDRLTEEGKKRYKFLELLNTHHELEAEKERLDEELVTLADKVVDASELFLALSGVSLPKDGYLVVDDNYHTQDKDNSIIIRAFTPKDSHNLPKLEAELANLKDTPSEVAVKQFGQSLADLVRSFRSPTLGIGNEPLKQTLRQIDVELTKLNQSKEDSTSALTLYQNILSRLQGMVAELNVVQDNSRLSDLRAIRNYNIALGEYNALIKKLDENQAQLGKARQAVSHVIWFFNNKELSTRSLEKQDPELFHQWFMNAKEEWNNFSHNRGAIFKAPDQPLNTVLEKTFRSEEPTPNYLSYLFTLLPVLLVVFLLYFVFSRQMKGMGTNAMNFGKSPAKLMAKGSHKVTFKDVAGIDEALEELQEIVEFLRSPQKFTALGGHIPKGVLCIGPPGTGKTLIAKAVAGEADRPFFSISGSDFVEMFVGVGASRIRDMFDQAKKNSPCIIFIDEIDAVGRHRGAGIGGGHDEREQTLNQLLVEMDGFDTNDGVILMAATNRPDVLDKALLRPGRFDRRVVINLPDIKGRYDILKVHAKKIKMDTSVDLMMIARSTPGASGADLANLLNEAALLAARRGRTAVTAQETVEARDKVLYGKERRNLELDENERKSTAYHESGHAVVGVTVEHADPVDKVTIIPRGYSLGATMFLPKKNRTSYWKKELVDQLAVLMGGRCAEEIFLEDLSSGARQDIERATQLARSMVCEFGMSEKLGSVAYEDKGDGNAYFGGGHYEKKYSEETARLIDAEVKRILDEANERAKTIILQHKEEIELMSQMLMEFETLDSEDVRKILNNEWSIEEKKERLKRADELHKKATSVPPPVPSDDPSSPMQPVSSTMSPA; encoded by the coding sequence ATGAGCGACGACAATAAACAAGACTTTAAGAAAAATTTTCCAAACGGGTTTATTTGGTTTCTGATGGCTGCATTTTTGCTAGCCTTGATGGTCCAAAATTTAATTGACACGAGATTTGCAAAAGTTTCGTTTAATTATCAGCTCGAGCATCTTGCTAATCTAGATCTTATTCAACCCGAGGACAACCGCAAGACGGCTGTCGATAATTTGGTCACTTTTAGCGGCAAGTTTCGCGATCGGCTGACAGAAGAGGGTAAGAAACGTTATAAATTCCTTGAACTTCTCAACACGCACCACGAATTAGAGGCGGAAAAAGAGCGTTTAGATGAGGAATTGGTGACTCTTGCTGACAAGGTTGTCGATGCTTCTGAGCTATTTTTGGCATTAAGTGGGGTGTCACTTCCTAAGGATGGATATCTAGTCGTTGACGATAACTATCATACGCAGGATAAAGATAACAGCATTATCATTCGAGCTTTTACGCCTAAGGATAGTCACAATCTACCTAAATTAGAAGCAGAGCTTGCGAATTTGAAAGACACTCCAAGTGAGGTTGCAGTTAAGCAGTTTGGTCAAAGTTTGGCAGACTTGGTGCGAAGCTTTAGGTCCCCTACTTTAGGGATAGGAAATGAGCCTTTAAAGCAAACTCTTCGTCAGATTGATGTTGAGTTGACTAAACTCAATCAATCAAAAGAGGACTCCACTTCTGCGCTTACGCTCTATCAAAATATCTTAAGCCGATTGCAAGGAATGGTAGCGGAGCTGAATGTGGTCCAAGACAATTCACGTTTGTCTGATTTGCGAGCTATTCGAAATTATAACATAGCCTTGGGGGAATATAACGCCCTCATTAAAAAGTTAGATGAAAATCAAGCCCAATTAGGCAAGGCTCGCCAGGCTGTTTCTCATGTGATCTGGTTTTTCAACAATAAAGAGCTTTCAACTAGATCATTAGAAAAACAAGATCCTGAACTCTTTCACCAATGGTTTATGAATGCAAAAGAGGAGTGGAATAATTTTTCTCACAATCGAGGGGCAATTTTTAAAGCTCCTGATCAGCCGTTGAATACAGTTTTGGAAAAAACTTTCCGAAGTGAAGAGCCCACACCCAATTATTTAAGCTACTTATTTACACTCTTACCAGTATTGTTGGTGGTATTTCTCCTTTATTTTGTCTTCTCGCGCCAAATGAAAGGGATGGGGACAAATGCGATGAATTTTGGTAAATCTCCCGCCAAACTGATGGCAAAAGGATCACATAAAGTCACCTTCAAAGATGTGGCAGGGATTGATGAAGCCCTAGAAGAGCTGCAAGAAATTGTAGAGTTCCTGCGCAGTCCTCAAAAATTTACGGCGCTAGGAGGGCATATTCCTAAGGGGGTGCTTTGTATCGGGCCACCCGGAACGGGTAAGACACTCATCGCAAAAGCTGTAGCCGGTGAAGCAGATCGACCCTTCTTCTCAATTTCTGGTTCAGATTTTGTAGAGATGTTTGTGGGAGTAGGGGCTAGCCGTATTCGAGACATGTTTGACCAAGCTAAGAAAAACTCACCCTGCATTATCTTTATTGATGAGATCGATGCGGTCGGCCGGCACAGAGGGGCAGGCATTGGCGGAGGACATGATGAAAGAGAGCAAACTCTTAATCAGCTTTTAGTGGAAATGGATGGCTTTGACACAAACGACGGCGTGATTTTGATGGCCGCAACTAACCGTCCAGATGTGCTCGACAAAGCCTTGCTGCGACCGGGTCGTTTTGATCGACGTGTAGTCATCAATCTGCCCGATATTAAGGGGCGTTATGATATCTTAAAAGTGCATGCCAAAAAAATCAAAATGGATACCTCAGTCGATCTCATGATGATTGCAAGAAGTACCCCAGGCGCTTCGGGCGCTGATTTGGCAAACTTGTTAAACGAAGCCGCTTTGCTAGCTGCTCGCCGCGGAAGAACGGCTGTGACCGCTCAAGAAACTGTCGAGGCACGCGATAAGGTCCTGTACGGCAAAGAAAGACGCAATCTTGAATTAGACGAAAATGAACGCAAATCAACCGCCTATCATGAATCTGGGCATGCAGTTGTTGGGGTGACGGTTGAGCATGCCGATCCAGTGGACAAAGTCACGATTATACCTAGAGGATACTCTTTGGGAGCGACCATGTTTCTTCCTAAAAAAAATCGAACAAGTTACTGGAAAAAAGAGCTTGTTGATCAACTTGCTGTTCTCATGGGGGGGCGGTGTGCGGAAGAGATCTTCTTAGAAGATTTGTCAAGCGGCGCTCGCCAAGACATTGAACGCGCCACGCAACTTGCTCGCAGTATGGTGTGTGAATTTGGCATGAGTGAAAAGTTAGGCTCTGTGGCCTATGAAGACAAAGGGGATGGAAATGCTTACTTTGGAGGAGGCCATTACGAGAAAAAATATTCAGAAGAAACAGCTCGCCTGATTGATGCAGAAGTCAAGCGTATTTTGGATGAAGCCAATGAGCGCGCTAAAACTATCATTTTGCAACATAAAGAGGAAATTGAGCTAATGTCGCAAATGCTGATGGAATTTGAAACTTTAGATAGCGAAGATGTGCGCAAGATTCTGAACAATGAGTGGAGTATTGAGGAGAAAAAAGAGCGATTGAAGCGCGCGGATGAATTGCATAAAAAGGCGACTTCAGTGCCTCCTCCTGTGCCTTCCGATGACCCCTCTTCTCCCATGCAACCGGTTTCATCTACCATGTCTCCGGCTTAA
- the tilS gene encoding tRNA lysidine(34) synthetase TilS: MEEVILHFLKTHCDWSRPVLIGLSGGPDSIALLHLLLRCAQSLPLKLGIAHIDHRWRPESEEEACLLKNLAESFHLPFHLKVLDPMPMRGNWEELCRHWRYQFFTELAKVYGYQAVVLGHHQDDQAETLLKRILEGASLVKLGGMQKEKVHGDLVVWRPLLGIDKTKILGWLSKRDIPFFVDRTNLDPTFLRGKMRSSILPYLSKEFGKEIKSALLHLGQESEELQSFLEGHLRPYLEKIRRTPLGVWIDLSKDFPPTSFELKQLLRYILKGEGIGFSRAQIKLAENLIKEKRANCCLEVGHCQVQFDRGSIFVEKKNGGSWKAAWELIRLPLEDIKGPNWRDVWQGKFSAIVPWEEDYRLDLPLSAQGGWLNKWWTAHKVPAFFRWKFPVVWQNNRIVHEFLSGKMKLKRDKIKKWAKVTLEYSM; the protein is encoded by the coding sequence ATGGAAGAAGTTATTCTCCATTTCCTTAAAACGCATTGCGACTGGTCTCGGCCAGTTTTAATTGGTTTATCAGGAGGGCCAGATTCGATCGCTCTTTTGCATCTCTTATTGCGGTGTGCGCAGTCTTTGCCTCTTAAGTTGGGTATTGCCCATATTGATCATCGCTGGCGGCCAGAGAGTGAAGAAGAGGCATGTCTATTAAAGAATTTGGCTGAATCCTTTCATCTTCCTTTTCACCTGAAGGTTTTAGATCCTATGCCTATGCGGGGGAATTGGGAAGAGCTGTGTCGGCATTGGCGTTATCAGTTTTTTACTGAGCTAGCGAAAGTCTATGGATATCAGGCCGTGGTTTTAGGACATCACCAGGATGATCAGGCTGAGACACTTTTAAAAAGAATTTTAGAGGGTGCCTCTTTAGTGAAGTTAGGAGGAATGCAAAAAGAAAAGGTGCATGGGGATCTAGTGGTTTGGCGCCCTCTCCTCGGCATAGATAAAACGAAGATTTTGGGTTGGCTTTCTAAGCGAGATATCCCCTTCTTTGTCGATCGCACAAACCTTGATCCTACCTTTTTACGAGGGAAGATGCGCTCCAGCATTCTTCCTTATTTATCTAAAGAATTCGGGAAAGAAATTAAGTCGGCCCTGCTTCATTTAGGCCAAGAATCGGAAGAATTACAGTCTTTTCTTGAGGGGCATCTACGACCTTATTTAGAAAAAATCAGGCGCACCCCTTTAGGGGTATGGATAGATCTATCGAAGGATTTCCCGCCGACTTCTTTTGAGCTAAAACAGCTTTTGCGCTATATATTAAAAGGAGAGGGAATAGGTTTCTCTAGAGCACAAATAAAACTAGCAGAAAATTTGATCAAAGAAAAACGGGCGAATTGTTGCCTGGAAGTAGGACATTGCCAAGTTCAGTTTGATCGAGGGTCTATTTTTGTAGAAAAAAAAAACGGTGGCAGTTGGAAAGCGGCATGGGAGTTGATTCGACTTCCTTTAGAAGACATAAAGGGGCCGAATTGGCGCGATGTCTGGCAAGGAAAGTTTTCAGCTATTGTGCCTTGGGAAGAGGATTATCGGCTCGATTTGCCCCTATCGGCCCAGGGAGGCTGGTTGAATAAATGGTGGACAGCCCATAAAGTTCCAGCTTTTTTTCGCTGGAAGTTTCCCGTTGTTTGGCAAAACAATCGGATTGTCCATGAGTTTCTTTCTGGAAAAATGAAGTTGAAACGTGATAAAATAAAAAAATGGGCAAAAGTGACGCTAGAGTATTCAATGTAG
- a CDS encoding DUF4339 domain-containing protein, whose product MSSKNNQTRQEWWIKVNEVSEGPFSIAQLRGDPRITPNTLVWKKGFEKWIPIRAVKELKDLFADSKEQDLPLNPKQNLPPFGNLELVLDTQKDPFDFFYWLFLAASVVGYVLYQLYWMGEP is encoded by the coding sequence GTGAGTAGTAAAAATAATCAAACGCGCCAAGAATGGTGGATTAAAGTAAATGAAGTATCCGAAGGGCCCTTTTCGATTGCTCAGCTGAGAGGCGATCCGCGGATAACGCCCAATACCTTGGTTTGGAAAAAAGGTTTTGAAAAGTGGATTCCTATTCGCGCGGTCAAAGAATTAAAGGATTTGTTTGCGGATTCTAAAGAGCAAGATCTTCCCTTAAACCCTAAGCAAAATTTACCGCCTTTCGGAAATCTTGAGCTGGTTCTAGATACCCAAAAAGATCCGTTTGATTTTTTTTACTGGTTGTTTCTTGCGGCAAGCGTAGTGGGGTATGTTTTATATCAATTGTATTGGATGGGTGAACCTTAA
- a CDS encoding LptF/LptG family permease has product MLLIWRYLLSQYFQILSLSTVAFVAILLTTRFDEIAHFAALGAASSPIIWFVISQIPYILPIVIPISSLIAALLLIQRLSQTHELTALRASGWAIRDIFYPLLMAAAFLTLLNFYIVSELATNSHLQANLLKKELRSINPLLLLNNKHLMRVKGAYFHALGDSRVGEFAKNALFAVPSKQSNRIRLMIAKSLHADSAFFIGNHVTNIATLPVENGESFDHFMVENIEKTTTPVQDFSLIFQRNVFSLSNDHLKLALLIYRMKEQSELLKQPNLLEDEIKQIKKLQNRSYAEIIRRFSVATAVFTFTLMGCAFGMNISRHHSNKGVVFVIALAAFYLISYFTAKGLEHHLFSATLLYLLPHSLIVTISGFILYRASRGIE; this is encoded by the coding sequence ATGCTTCTAATTTGGCGCTATTTACTTTCGCAATATTTTCAGATTTTGTCTCTAAGTACGGTTGCATTTGTCGCCATTTTACTAACCACTCGTTTTGATGAAATCGCCCATTTTGCAGCTTTAGGAGCGGCAAGTTCTCCTATCATTTGGTTTGTGATTTCGCAAATTCCTTATATTTTACCCATCGTAATTCCCATATCTAGCCTGATTGCTGCATTGCTTTTGATTCAACGGTTATCCCAAACTCACGAATTAACCGCTTTGCGCGCTTCTGGCTGGGCCATTCGAGATATTTTCTATCCCCTCCTTATGGCAGCGGCCTTTCTTACTCTTTTAAATTTTTATATCGTATCCGAACTAGCCACAAATTCCCACTTGCAAGCAAACCTTTTAAAAAAAGAGCTGCGGTCTATTAACCCCTTACTCCTCCTAAATAATAAACACCTAATGCGAGTCAAAGGAGCCTATTTTCACGCCCTGGGAGATTCTCGAGTGGGAGAGTTTGCTAAAAATGCCCTCTTTGCCGTGCCAAGCAAACAAAGCAACCGTATACGGTTAATGATTGCGAAATCTTTGCATGCAGATTCTGCCTTTTTCATAGGAAACCATGTCACAAATATAGCTACTTTACCGGTTGAAAATGGAGAAAGTTTCGATCATTTTATGGTAGAAAATATCGAAAAAACGACCACTCCGGTCCAAGATTTTTCTCTTATTTTTCAACGGAACGTTTTTTCTTTAAGCAACGACCATCTTAAACTGGCGCTATTAATTTATCGAATGAAAGAGCAGTCTGAGCTCTTAAAACAGCCAAACCTTTTAGAGGATGAAATTAAGCAAATAAAGAAACTGCAGAATCGTTCCTATGCGGAGATCATCCGCCGCTTTTCTGTGGCTACAGCCGTTTTTACCTTTACATTGATGGGGTGTGCGTTTGGTATGAACATTAGCCGCCATCACTCTAATAAAGGGGTGGTTTTCGTGATTGCTTTAGCCGCTTTTTATTTGATTTCCTATTTTACCGCAAAAGGACTCGAGCATCATTTATTTTCAGCCACCTTGCTTTACTTACTCCCTCATAGCCTGATTGTGACTATTTCGGGATTTATACTTTACCGAGCTTCAAGAGGGATTGAATAA
- a CDS encoding LptF/LptG family permease — MYMKSKLPFQSIWERYFFKEVVKLFFLFIGSFYGLYVLIDFSSHTSQFSTHFQWKEIFYYYFYEWIHRLDVILPFALMLATIKTLCSLAIHNELVALMASGMSLKTLLRPFILIGFFFTFLMYGNTEFLLPKAQKGLKQIHDRHTSLRNKLDNRGFVQHITLDDQTHLLFQYYDEARQFFFDTYWIKSVDEIYRIKYLFPYLEVPLGRYVHYLTRNQNDELVETDSFVEKEFPQIYFNKKKLQETLSLPEEQSLTSLIQQLPDYHQISHEKEAQVVSHFYHKMALPWLCLFAVIAPAPFCVKFTRRLPIFMIYACSIFGFITFYLTLDAALVLAKRQVLGPVWAIWLPFSLFFTFFSYRFVKL, encoded by the coding sequence ATGTACATGAAATCTAAGCTTCCTTTTCAATCTATTTGGGAACGTTACTTTTTTAAAGAAGTCGTCAAACTGTTTTTTCTTTTTATCGGCAGTTTTTATGGGTTATATGTCCTCATAGACTTTTCAAGCCATACTTCCCAATTTAGCACCCACTTTCAATGGAAAGAGATCTTTTACTATTATTTTTATGAATGGATTCACAGATTAGATGTGATTCTTCCTTTTGCTTTGATGCTGGCAACTATCAAAACGCTTTGTTCGCTGGCGATTCACAATGAACTGGTGGCCTTAATGGCCAGTGGAATGAGCCTAAAAACTTTATTGCGTCCTTTTATTTTGATTGGCTTTTTTTTCACCTTCCTTATGTATGGCAACACTGAATTTTTACTTCCTAAAGCCCAAAAAGGACTTAAGCAAATTCACGATCGCCACACTTCTTTAAGAAATAAACTAGATAACCGAGGGTTTGTCCAGCACATTACTTTGGATGATCAAACCCACCTCCTTTTTCAATATTACGACGAAGCACGGCAATTCTTCTTCGATACTTATTGGATTAAATCGGTAGATGAGATTTATCGGATCAAATACCTTTTTCCCTATCTAGAGGTTCCCTTAGGGCGGTATGTTCACTACTTGACACGCAATCAAAACGACGAACTTGTGGAAACGGACTCGTTTGTTGAGAAAGAATTCCCTCAAATTTACTTTAACAAAAAAAAATTACAAGAAACTCTTTCGCTGCCTGAAGAACAATCCTTAACCAGCTTAATCCAGCAACTTCCCGATTATCACCAAATTAGCCATGAAAAAGAGGCGCAAGTTGTCTCTCATTTTTACCATAAAATGGCCCTCCCCTGGCTATGTTTATTTGCAGTGATTGCTCCTGCTCCCTTTTGCGTCAAATTTACCCGCCGCTTGCCTATTTTTATGATTTATGCCTGCAGCATTTTTGGATTTATTACCTTTTATCTAACTCTAGACGCGGCTCTCGTTTTGGCAAAACGGCAGGTTTTAGGGCCTGTGTGGGCAATTTGGTTGCCTTTTTCCCTTTTTTTCACCTTTTTTTCCTATCGGTTTGTTAAACTCTAA